One region of Aurantimonas sp. HBX-1 genomic DNA includes:
- a CDS encoding purine-nucleoside phosphorylase has protein sequence MSDDRDLLASRLGERRARIALVLGSGLGGLVDALEDPLRIAYGDLPGFPQSGVSGHSGELVWGRLNGVPVVVLSGRIHYYEAGDAAAMRPALAALKAFGVEILVLTNAAGSLRPELAPGSVMLIDDHINFSGRNPLIGEASDARFTGMTEAYDASLRGHMREAAAAAGLTLSGGVYMWFSGPSFETPAEIRMARILGADAVGMSTVPETILARFLGLRVVAASVLTNYGAGMTGAELSHQETKDVAPKGGAILARILAAALPRF, from the coding sequence GTGAGCGACGATCGCGACCTTCTGGCAAGCCGGCTCGGGGAACGCCGCGCCCGCATCGCGCTGGTGCTCGGCTCGGGGCTCGGGGGGCTCGTCGACGCGCTCGAAGATCCGCTGCGCATTGCCTATGGCGACCTGCCGGGCTTCCCGCAGAGCGGCGTCAGCGGCCATTCCGGCGAACTCGTCTGGGGCCGGTTGAACGGCGTGCCGGTGGTCGTCCTGTCCGGCCGGATCCACTATTACGAGGCCGGCGATGCCGCGGCGATGCGCCCGGCGCTGGCGGCGCTGAAGGCTTTCGGCGTCGAGATCCTGGTGCTGACCAATGCCGCCGGGTCGCTGAGGCCGGAGCTTGCGCCCGGCTCGGTGATGCTGATCGACGACCACATCAACTTCTCCGGCCGCAACCCGCTGATCGGCGAGGCTTCCGACGCGCGCTTCACCGGCATGACCGAGGCCTATGACGCGAGCTTGCGCGGCCACATGCGGGAGGCCGCGGCGGCGGCAGGGCTGACGCTTTCCGGCGGCGTCTACATGTGGTTCTCCGGCCCCTCCTTCGAGACCCCGGCGGAGATCCGCATGGCCCGCATCCTCGGCGCCGATGCCGTCGGCATGTCGACCGTGCCGGAGACGATCCTCGCCCGCTTCCTCGGCCTCAGGGTGGTGGCGGCCTCGGTCCTGACCAATTACGGTGCGGGCATGACCGGCGCCGAGCTGTCGCACCAGGAGACCAAGGACGTGGCGCCGAAGGGCGGCGCGATCCTCGCCCGCATTCTCGCGGCGGCGCTGCCGCGCTTCTGA
- a CDS encoding cytidine deaminase, whose translation MADDLFALARSAMRKAHAPYSKFPVGAAIRTSDGRIYAGCNIEVVSFPEGWCAETTAIAHMVMDGGGRIAEIAVLAEKLALCTPCGGCRQRIAEFADPRTKVHLCDETGVRETLLLGDLFPRGFAADDLG comes from the coding sequence ATGGCTGACGATCTGTTCGCGCTGGCGCGTTCGGCGATGCGCAAGGCGCACGCGCCGTATTCGAAGTTTCCCGTCGGCGCGGCGATCCGCACCAGCGACGGGCGCATCTATGCCGGCTGCAACATCGAGGTGGTGAGCTTTCCGGAAGGCTGGTGCGCCGAGACGACGGCGATCGCCCACATGGTGATGGACGGCGGCGGCCGCATCGCCGAGATCGCGGTGCTCGCCGAGAAGCTGGCGCTGTGCACGCCCTGCGGCGGCTGCCGCCAGCGCATCGCCGAGTTCGCCGATCCGCGCACCAAGGTGCATCTCTGCGACGAGACCGGGGTGCGGGAAACCCTGCTGCTCGGCGACCTCTTCCCGCGCGGCTTCGCTGCGGACGATCTCGGGTGA
- a CDS encoding ABC transporter permease, with the protein MDFGAWIDVLDATIRLSTPLLFAALAGLYSERAGIFDISLEGKMLVAAFASATAAAVWGSALLGLLVGVLAATAFSLVHGLASITYRGNQIVSGVALNFIAAGLTMILGQAWFAQGGRTPSLTGDARFASIDLPGAGAIADVPVIGPIYAVIVSGQTLLVYVAFLMVPVTWWVMFRTRFGLRLRAVGENPAAVDTAGISVTWLRYRAVIICGILTGFAGTYLSVAQAAGFTRDMTAGKGYIALAALIFANWKPMPVMFACLLFGFLDASSIRIQGISLPLIGEIPAQFVQALPYILTVVLLAGFVGKATPPKAGGIPYVKER; encoded by the coding sequence ATGGATTTCGGCGCCTGGATCGACGTGCTCGATGCCACCATCCGCCTGTCGACGCCGCTGCTCTTCGCGGCGCTCGCCGGGCTCTATTCGGAGCGGGCTGGCATCTTCGACATCTCGCTCGAGGGCAAGATGCTGGTCGCCGCCTTCGCCTCCGCCACGGCGGCGGCGGTCTGGGGCTCGGCCCTGCTCGGCCTGCTGGTCGGGGTGCTGGCCGCCACCGCCTTCTCGCTGGTGCACGGGCTTGCCTCGATCACCTATCGCGGCAACCAGATCGTCTCGGGCGTGGCGCTCAACTTCATCGCGGCCGGCCTCACCATGATCCTCGGCCAGGCCTGGTTCGCCCAGGGCGGCCGCACGCCGAGCCTCACCGGCGATGCCCGCTTCGCGTCGATTGACCTGCCGGGCGCCGGCGCGATCGCCGACGTGCCGGTGATCGGGCCGATCTACGCGGTGATCGTCTCCGGCCAGACGCTGCTGGTCTATGTCGCCTTCCTGATGGTGCCGGTCACCTGGTGGGTGATGTTCCGCACCCGCTTCGGCCTGCGGCTGCGGGCGGTGGGCGAGAACCCCGCCGCCGTGGACACGGCCGGCATCTCCGTCACCTGGCTGCGCTACCGGGCGGTGATCATCTGCGGCATCCTCACCGGCTTCGCCGGCACCTATCTGTCGGTCGCCCAGGCCGCCGGCTTCACCCGCGACATGACCGCCGGCAAGGGCTACATCGCGCTCGCCGCGCTGATCTTCGCCAACTGGAAGCCGATGCCGGTGATGTTCGCCTGCCTCTTGTTCGGCTTTCTCGACGCCTCCTCGATCCGCATCCAGGGCATCTCCCTGCCGCTGATCGGCGAGATCCCGGCGCAGTTCGTCCAGGCGCTGCCCTACATCCTGACCGTCGTGCTGCTCGCCGGCTTCGTCGGCAAGGCGACGCCGCCCAAGGCCGGCGGCATTCCCTACGTGAAAGAACGATGA
- a CDS encoding ABC transporter permease produces the protein MSRPFVKLPAWIDYGLIPLVNLVVAFAVAGLVVLLVGESPVEAAALMIRGAFGYGEGIGFTLYYATSFVFTGLAVAVAFHGGLFNIGGEGQAYLGGLGVATVALGLGGILPWWLNLPLAVAASCAFGALWALIPAWLQARRGSHIVITTIMFNFIAAALMVYLLVNVLKPAGTMAPETRTFEAGGQLPKLDGLFELFGASLGGAPLNVSLFVALAASLFVWVLIWRTRLGYEIRTLGFSPRAARYAGMPGTRLVVVTMLISGGLAGMMALNPVMGDQYRLLIDFPGGAGFVGIAVALMGRGHPAGILPAALLFGVLYQGGAELAFDMPAISRDMIVIIQGLVILFAGALENMFRPGVGAAYRWASLRRAPVAGAEEAR, from the coding sequence ATGAGCCGTCCCTTCGTCAAGCTGCCGGCCTGGATCGACTATGGCCTCATCCCGCTGGTCAATCTCGTCGTCGCCTTCGCGGTCGCGGGGCTCGTCGTGCTGCTCGTCGGGGAAAGCCCGGTCGAGGCGGCGGCCCTGATGATCCGCGGCGCCTTCGGCTACGGCGAGGGCATCGGCTTCACCCTCTATTACGCCACCAGCTTCGTCTTCACCGGGCTGGCGGTCGCGGTCGCCTTCCATGGCGGCCTGTTCAACATCGGCGGCGAGGGCCAGGCCTATCTCGGCGGTCTCGGCGTCGCCACCGTGGCGCTCGGCCTCGGCGGCATATTGCCGTGGTGGCTGAACCTGCCGCTCGCCGTCGCGGCGTCCTGCGCCTTCGGGGCGCTCTGGGCGCTGATCCCAGCCTGGCTGCAGGCCCGCCGCGGTAGCCACATCGTCATCACCACGATCATGTTCAACTTCATCGCCGCGGCGCTGATGGTCTATCTGCTGGTCAACGTGCTGAAGCCCGCCGGGACGATGGCGCCGGAGACCCGGACGTTCGAGGCCGGGGGCCAGCTGCCCAAGCTCGACGGCCTGTTCGAGCTGTTCGGCGCCAGTCTCGGCGGCGCGCCGCTCAACGTCTCGCTGTTCGTGGCGCTCGCCGCCTCCCTCTTCGTCTGGGTGCTGATCTGGCGGACGCGGCTCGGCTACGAGATCCGCACGCTCGGCTTCTCGCCGCGCGCCGCGCGCTATGCCGGCATGCCTGGCACGCGGCTGGTCGTCGTGACCATGCTGATCTCCGGCGGCCTCGCCGGGATGATGGCGCTCAATCCGGTGATGGGGGACCAGTACCGGCTGCTGATCGACTTTCCCGGCGGCGCCGGCTTCGTCGGCATCGCCGTCGCGCTGATGGGCCGCGGCCACCCGGCCGGCATCCTTCCGGCGGCGCTGCTGTTCGGCGTGCTCTACCAGGGCGGGGCGGAACTCGCCTTCGACATGCCGGCGATCTCCCGCGACATGATCGTCATCATCCAGGGCCTGGTCATCCTCTTCGCCGGTGCCCTGGAGAACATGTTCCGGCCGGGCGTCGGCGCCGCCTACCGCTGGGCGAGCCTGCGCCGGGCCCCGGTTGCCGGCGCGGAGGAGGCACGATGA
- a CDS encoding VOC family protein — translation MKDARICLVTLAVDDLERSAAFYEALGWTRTKAGNETVVFMQGERMVLSLFGRKDLAADVGRATKGGDAPFPNVALAINMPGEKDVDRLFDRAVAAGAAPVKPPEPTFWGGYSCYFSDPDGHLWELAHNPFFKLTKRGHIDLLKTPE, via the coding sequence GTGAAGGACGCGCGGATCTGTCTGGTGACGCTGGCCGTCGACGACCTCGAACGTTCGGCGGCCTTCTACGAGGCGCTCGGCTGGACGCGGACCAAGGCCGGCAACGAGACGGTGGTGTTCATGCAGGGCGAGCGCATGGTCCTGTCGCTGTTCGGCCGCAAGGATCTCGCCGCCGATGTCGGCCGCGCGACGAAGGGCGGTGACGCGCCGTTTCCCAATGTCGCGCTGGCGATCAACATGCCCGGGGAGAAGGATGTCGACCGGCTGTTCGACAGGGCGGTGGCGGCAGGCGCCGCGCCGGTCAAGCCGCCCGAGCCGACCTTCTGGGGCGGCTATTCGTGCTATTTCTCCGATCCCGACGGCCATCTCTGGGAGCTTGCCCACAACCCGTTCTTCAAGCTGACCAAGCGCGGCCATATCGACCTCCTGAAGACCCCCGAATAG